Proteins encoded together in one Microplitis mediator isolate UGA2020A chromosome 7, iyMicMedi2.1, whole genome shotgun sequence window:
- the LOC130671637 gene encoding uncharacterized protein LOC130671637 isoform X5, with protein MKSHSRLIVFILLVYISSLITAEAIRGISRTYLQHSALARQLNGGDKMSDVITKYNERRAAGLVHYPRVGRSGHSSSFNNINDNNPLKFGPDPGEQSRGNFNSELSMDLDYQERLDSDEKTWKPIDISTRGIFWAATKPRRETRREQQHLRLFRSEGDNDENWIALPVQFQDFSNIEQQQQESSQDVSKFTREINHA; from the exons ATGAAAAGTCACTCGCGTTTGATTGTGTTTATTTTACTAGTTTATATATCATCATTAATCA CAGCTGAAGCAATCCGAGGTATTTCGCGAACGTATCTTCAACATTCGGCATTAGCAAGACAGTTAAATg GTGGTGATAAAATGAGTGATGTGATAACAAAGTACAATGAACGAAGAGCAGCAG GTTTGGTTCATTATCCTCGGGTTGGGCGATCGGGTCACTCTTCTTCTTTCAACAACATCAATGACAACAACCCCTTGAAGTTTGGTCCTGATCCAGGAGAACAGAGTCGTGGTAATTTCAATTCCGAACTTTCTATGGATCTCGATTATCAAG AACGCCTCGACAGTGATGAAAAAACATGGAAACCGATAGACATTTCAACAAGAGGAATTTTTTGGGCTGCTACCAAACCTAGACGAGAAACAAGGAGAGAACAACAGCACTTAAGATTATTCCGCAGTGAAGGTGACAATGATGAAAACTGGATTGCTTTGCCAGTCCAATTCCaag atttttcaaatatagaACAACAGCAACAAGAATCCTCTCAAGATGTATCAAAGTTCACCAGGGAAATAAATCATGCTTGA
- the LOC130671593 gene encoding uncharacterized protein LOC130671593 isoform X1, whose amino-acid sequence MLETVKHPLRGRTVLALLIINSTYVLLSDAAAFPDWTDCPIVCSCKWTSGKKSAFCPDAGLTSLPASLDPDMQVLDLSGNKIPALQDEIFKRNGLVNLQKVFLRNAGIHEIHADAFKDMRILVEVDLSDNHVASLEPNTFFGNERLRVLTLSGNPLITLKSHQFPLLQHLRFLELQRCELTEIHSLAFVSLPGLESLKLDNNQLTHLDDTTISSLPSLKTLTLDANKWSCDCRLKSFRNWLIPDVPKKIYSVSQICNGPSRLEGRRWEDVKSADFACAPQVKVYSSPMQEEVNGNLSLSCLISGDPLPEFWWQLNGGFLNLTRNTESTASYSPLVSYIVTFTSTPEFNHYRPDGKLPERWNNITIYNASDSDAGEYTCHAKNIAGTAKDTTNIVVPRVFTAPTLSQTDNWLLWVTLAGGGTAALFGFISAVLMVLCLCGGSRRRSRREKVKLQGSTSFGDQEKKLLDLSVTTTGTSGCNTNERISGHGSLADTCSPGDLELAERASICDATTVTVERLRPECGSINSTALRNNVTSCSTTGFPPPPPEFTGGVLPSGIFGNIFISVALPQDVERCYPDLLDIPVHAPTITDKSNFPTSLQASSMISSFATLPRRSLRTELGSQYDNMGPRVTATGSSTFSLTDDLHLSPPPPPVIKPPIEFVSL is encoded by the coding sequence ATGTTAGAAACAGTGAAGCACCCTCTTCGAGGGCGTACAGTATTAGCTCTTTTGATAATAAACAGTACATATGTACTGTTATCAGACGCAGCCGCGTTTCCCGATTGGACAGACTGTCCGATTGTCTGCAGTTGCAAATGGACATCAGGAAAAAAATCAGCGTTTTGTCCAGACGCCGGGTTGACGTCTTTACCAGCATCACTGGATCCAGATATGCAAGTACTTGATTTATCGGGTAACAAAATACCAGCATTGCAAGATGAAATTTTCAAACGCAATGGACTCGTCAATTTGCAGAAAGTATTTCTTCGTAATGCGGGTATACACGAAATTCATGCGGATGCCTTCAAAGACATGCGTATACTTGTAGAAGTTGATTTATCCGACAACCATGTCGCGAGTCTAGaaccaaatactttttttggcAACGAAAGGCTTCGAGTATTAACTCTGAGTGGTAATCCACTGATTACCCTTAAAAGTCATCAGTTTCCGCTGCTGCAGCATCTAAGATTTTTAGAACTACAGAGATGTGAATTGACTGAAATTCATAGTCTTGCATTTGTTAGTTTACCCGGTTTAGAATCATTAAAACTtgataataatcaattaacgCACCTGGATGATACGACAATATCATCATTACCAAGCCTAAAAACTCTTACACTTGACGCAAACAAATGGTCATGTGATTGCCGATTAAAGAGTTTTCGCAACTGGCTAATACCCGATGTACCAAAAAAGATATATTCCGTATCACAAATTTGTAACGGGCCATCAAGACTCGAGGGCCGTCGTTGGGAGGACGTTAAATCCGCTGACTTTGCCTGTGCACCACAAGTCAAAGTCTACTCAAGTCCAATGCAAGAAGAAGTTAACGGTAATTTAAGTTTATCTTGTCTCATTTCCGGTGATCCATTACCCGAATTTTGGTGGCAACTCAACGGcggttttttgaatttaactcGCAACACTGAATCAACAGCATCGTACTCGCCATTGGTATCTTATATCGTAACTTTTACATCAACACCAGAATTCAACCACTATCGTCCTGATGGAAAGCTGCCAGAACGATGGAATAACATAACAATTTACAATGCAAGTGACAGTGATGCCGGTGAATATACATGCCATGCTAAAAATATTGCCGGTACTGCCAAGGACACTACGAATATTGTGGTACCTCGTGTTTTTACGGCACCAACTTTGTCACAGACAGACAATTGGTTACTCTGGGTGACGCTCGCTGGTGGTGGTACAGCAGCATTATTTGGATTTATATCAGCAGTACTGATGGTTCTGTGTCTTTGCGGTGGATCAAGAAGACGCAGTAGACgtgaaaaagttaaattacaaGGTAGTACTAGTTTTGGtgatcaagaaaaaaaactattagactTATCAGTAACAACAACTGGTACAAGTGGTTGTAATACTAATGAACGTATAAGTGGCCATGGTAGTTTAGCAGACACATGTAGTCCTGGTGATCTAGAACTTGCAGAACGTGCTTCCATTTGTGATGCCACAACCGTCACCGTCGAAAGACTCAGACCCGAGTGTGGTAGCATTAATTCGACGGCATTACGTAATAATGTAACATCGTGTTCAACAACTGGATTTCCACCGCCACCACCAGAATTTACTGGCGGTGTTTTACCTTCTGGTATATttggaaatatatttatttcagtaGCTTTACCACAAGATGTTGAACGTTGTTATCCAGATTTACTTGATATTCCAGTTCATGCACCAACGATAActgataaaagtaattttccaACTTCTTTACAAGCGTCATCAATGATATCAAGTTTTGCGACTCTACCACGCAGATCACTACGTACTGAACTAGGATCGCAGTATGACAACATGGGGCCACGTGTTACAGCCACCGGAAGTTCAACGTTTTCATTAACGGATGATCTGCATTTATCACCGCCCCCACCACCGGTTATTAAGCCGCCAATAGAATTTGTTTCTCTatga
- the LOC130671637 gene encoding uncharacterized protein LOC130671637 isoform X4: MKSHSRLIVFILLVYISSLISGDKMSDVITKYNERRAAGILAQPRVGRTMGAASLIRSDGPTGLVHYPRVGRSGHSSSFNNINDNNPLKFGPDPGEQSRGNFNSELSMDLDYQERLDSDEKTWKPIDISTRGIFWAATKPRRETRREQQHLRLFRSEGDNDENWIALPVQFQDFSNIEQQQQESSQDVSKFTREINHA; this comes from the exons ATGAAAAGTCACTCGCGTTTGATTGTGTTTATTTTACTAGTTTATATATCATCATTAATCA GTGGTGATAAAATGAGTGATGTGATAACAAAGTACAATGAACGAAGAGCAGCAGGTATTTTGGCACAGCCAAGAGTGGGTAGAACAATGGGAGCCGCAAGTCTTATTCGTTCTGATGGTCCTACAGGTTTGGTTCATTATCCTCGGGTTGGGCGATCGGGTCACTCTTCTTCTTTCAACAACATCAATGACAACAACCCCTTGAAGTTTGGTCCTGATCCAGGAGAACAGAGTCGTGGTAATTTCAATTCCGAACTTTCTATGGATCTCGATTATCAAG AACGCCTCGACAGTGATGAAAAAACATGGAAACCGATAGACATTTCAACAAGAGGAATTTTTTGGGCTGCTACCAAACCTAGACGAGAAACAAGGAGAGAACAACAGCACTTAAGATTATTCCGCAGTGAAGGTGACAATGATGAAAACTGGATTGCTTTGCCAGTCCAATTCCaag atttttcaaatatagaACAACAGCAACAAGAATCCTCTCAAGATGTATCAAAGTTCACCAGGGAAATAAATCATGCTTGA
- the LOC130671637 gene encoding uncharacterized protein LOC130671637 isoform X6, whose protein sequence is MKSHSRLIVFILLVYISSLITAEAIRGISRTYLQHSALARQLNGGDKMSDVITKYNERRAAGLVHYPRVGRSGHSSSFNNINDNNPLKFGPDPGEQSRERLDSDEKTWKPIDISTRGIFWAATKPRRETRREQQHLRLFRSEGDNDENWIALPVQFQDFSNIEQQQQESSQDVSKFTREINHA, encoded by the exons ATGAAAAGTCACTCGCGTTTGATTGTGTTTATTTTACTAGTTTATATATCATCATTAATCA CAGCTGAAGCAATCCGAGGTATTTCGCGAACGTATCTTCAACATTCGGCATTAGCAAGACAGTTAAATg GTGGTGATAAAATGAGTGATGTGATAACAAAGTACAATGAACGAAGAGCAGCAG GTTTGGTTCATTATCCTCGGGTTGGGCGATCGGGTCACTCTTCTTCTTTCAACAACATCAATGACAACAACCCCTTGAAGTTTGGTCCTGATCCAGGAGAACAGAGTCGTG AACGCCTCGACAGTGATGAAAAAACATGGAAACCGATAGACATTTCAACAAGAGGAATTTTTTGGGCTGCTACCAAACCTAGACGAGAAACAAGGAGAGAACAACAGCACTTAAGATTATTCCGCAGTGAAGGTGACAATGATGAAAACTGGATTGCTTTGCCAGTCCAATTCCaag atttttcaaatatagaACAACAGCAACAAGAATCCTCTCAAGATGTATCAAAGTTCACCAGGGAAATAAATCATGCTTGA
- the LOC130671637 gene encoding uncharacterized protein LOC130671637 isoform X7 has product MSDVITKYNERRAAGILAQPRVGRTMGAASLIRSDGPTGLVHYPRVGRSGHSSSFNNINDNNPLKFGPDPGEQSRGNFNSELSMDLDYQERLDSDEKTWKPIDISTRGIFWAATKPRRETRREQQHLRLFRSEGDNDENWIALPVQFQDFSNIEQQQQESSQDVSKFTREINHA; this is encoded by the exons ATGAGTGATGTGATAACAAAGTACAATGAACGAAGAGCAGCAGGTATTTTGGCACAGCCAAGAGTGGGTAGAACAATGGGAGCCGCAAGTCTTATTCGTTCTGATGGTCCTACAGGTTTGGTTCATTATCCTCGGGTTGGGCGATCGGGTCACTCTTCTTCTTTCAACAACATCAATGACAACAACCCCTTGAAGTTTGGTCCTGATCCAGGAGAACAGAGTCGTGGTAATTTCAATTCCGAACTTTCTATGGATCTCGATTATCAAG AACGCCTCGACAGTGATGAAAAAACATGGAAACCGATAGACATTTCAACAAGAGGAATTTTTTGGGCTGCTACCAAACCTAGACGAGAAACAAGGAGAGAACAACAGCACTTAAGATTATTCCGCAGTGAAGGTGACAATGATGAAAACTGGATTGCTTTGCCAGTCCAATTCCaag atttttcaaatatagaACAACAGCAACAAGAATCCTCTCAAGATGTATCAAAGTTCACCAGGGAAATAAATCATGCTTGA
- the LOC130671637 gene encoding uncharacterized protein LOC130671637 isoform X2, producing the protein MKSHSRLIVFILLVYISSLITAEAIRGISRTYLQHSALARQLNGGDKMSDVITKYNERRAAGILAQPRVGRTMGAASLIRSDGPTGLVHYPRVGRSGHSSSFNNINDNNPLKFGPDPGEQSRGNFNSELSMDLDYQERLDSDEKTWKPIDISTRGIFWAATKPRRETRREQQHLRLFRSEGDNDENWIALPVQFQEQQQQESSQDVSKFTREINHA; encoded by the exons ATGAAAAGTCACTCGCGTTTGATTGTGTTTATTTTACTAGTTTATATATCATCATTAATCA CAGCTGAAGCAATCCGAGGTATTTCGCGAACGTATCTTCAACATTCGGCATTAGCAAGACAGTTAAATg GTGGTGATAAAATGAGTGATGTGATAACAAAGTACAATGAACGAAGAGCAGCAGGTATTTTGGCACAGCCAAGAGTGGGTAGAACAATGGGAGCCGCAAGTCTTATTCGTTCTGATGGTCCTACAGGTTTGGTTCATTATCCTCGGGTTGGGCGATCGGGTCACTCTTCTTCTTTCAACAACATCAATGACAACAACCCCTTGAAGTTTGGTCCTGATCCAGGAGAACAGAGTCGTGGTAATTTCAATTCCGAACTTTCTATGGATCTCGATTATCAAG AACGCCTCGACAGTGATGAAAAAACATGGAAACCGATAGACATTTCAACAAGAGGAATTTTTTGGGCTGCTACCAAACCTAGACGAGAAACAAGGAGAGAACAACAGCACTTAAGATTATTCCGCAGTGAAGGTGACAATGATGAAAACTGGATTGCTTTGCCAGTCCAATTCCaag aACAACAGCAACAAGAATCCTCTCAAGATGTATCAAAGTTCACCAGGGAAATAAATCATGCTTGA
- the LOC130671637 gene encoding uncharacterized protein LOC130671637 isoform X8 codes for MKSHSRLIVFILLVYISSLISGDKMSDVITKYNERRAAGLVHYPRVGRSGHSSSFNNINDNNPLKFGPDPGEQSRGNFNSELSMDLDYQERLDSDEKTWKPIDISTRGIFWAATKPRRETRREQQHLRLFRSEGDNDENWIALPVQFQDFSNIEQQQQESSQDVSKFTREINHA; via the exons ATGAAAAGTCACTCGCGTTTGATTGTGTTTATTTTACTAGTTTATATATCATCATTAATCA GTGGTGATAAAATGAGTGATGTGATAACAAAGTACAATGAACGAAGAGCAGCAG GTTTGGTTCATTATCCTCGGGTTGGGCGATCGGGTCACTCTTCTTCTTTCAACAACATCAATGACAACAACCCCTTGAAGTTTGGTCCTGATCCAGGAGAACAGAGTCGTGGTAATTTCAATTCCGAACTTTCTATGGATCTCGATTATCAAG AACGCCTCGACAGTGATGAAAAAACATGGAAACCGATAGACATTTCAACAAGAGGAATTTTTTGGGCTGCTACCAAACCTAGACGAGAAACAAGGAGAGAACAACAGCACTTAAGATTATTCCGCAGTGAAGGTGACAATGATGAAAACTGGATTGCTTTGCCAGTCCAATTCCaag atttttcaaatatagaACAACAGCAACAAGAATCCTCTCAAGATGTATCAAAGTTCACCAGGGAAATAAATCATGCTTGA
- the LOC130671637 gene encoding uncharacterized protein LOC130671637 isoform X1 → MKSHSRLIVFILLVYISSLITAEAIRGISRTYLQHSALARQLNGGDKMSDVITKYNERRAAGILAQPRVGRTMGAASLIRSDGPTGLVHYPRVGRSGHSSSFNNINDNNPLKFGPDPGEQSRGNFNSELSMDLDYQERLDSDEKTWKPIDISTRGIFWAATKPRRETRREQQHLRLFRSEGDNDENWIALPVQFQDFSNIEQQQQESSQDVSKFTREINHA, encoded by the exons ATGAAAAGTCACTCGCGTTTGATTGTGTTTATTTTACTAGTTTATATATCATCATTAATCA CAGCTGAAGCAATCCGAGGTATTTCGCGAACGTATCTTCAACATTCGGCATTAGCAAGACAGTTAAATg GTGGTGATAAAATGAGTGATGTGATAACAAAGTACAATGAACGAAGAGCAGCAGGTATTTTGGCACAGCCAAGAGTGGGTAGAACAATGGGAGCCGCAAGTCTTATTCGTTCTGATGGTCCTACAGGTTTGGTTCATTATCCTCGGGTTGGGCGATCGGGTCACTCTTCTTCTTTCAACAACATCAATGACAACAACCCCTTGAAGTTTGGTCCTGATCCAGGAGAACAGAGTCGTGGTAATTTCAATTCCGAACTTTCTATGGATCTCGATTATCAAG AACGCCTCGACAGTGATGAAAAAACATGGAAACCGATAGACATTTCAACAAGAGGAATTTTTTGGGCTGCTACCAAACCTAGACGAGAAACAAGGAGAGAACAACAGCACTTAAGATTATTCCGCAGTGAAGGTGACAATGATGAAAACTGGATTGCTTTGCCAGTCCAATTCCaag atttttcaaatatagaACAACAGCAACAAGAATCCTCTCAAGATGTATCAAAGTTCACCAGGGAAATAAATCATGCTTGA
- the LOC130671637 gene encoding uncharacterized protein LOC130671637 isoform X3, which yields MKSHSRLIVFILLVYISSLITAEAIRGISRTYLQHSALARQLNGGDKMSDVITKYNERRAAGILAQPRVGRTMGAASLIRSDGPTGLVHYPRVGRSGHSSSFNNINDNNPLKFGPDPGEQSRERLDSDEKTWKPIDISTRGIFWAATKPRRETRREQQHLRLFRSEGDNDENWIALPVQFQDFSNIEQQQQESSQDVSKFTREINHA from the exons ATGAAAAGTCACTCGCGTTTGATTGTGTTTATTTTACTAGTTTATATATCATCATTAATCA CAGCTGAAGCAATCCGAGGTATTTCGCGAACGTATCTTCAACATTCGGCATTAGCAAGACAGTTAAATg GTGGTGATAAAATGAGTGATGTGATAACAAAGTACAATGAACGAAGAGCAGCAGGTATTTTGGCACAGCCAAGAGTGGGTAGAACAATGGGAGCCGCAAGTCTTATTCGTTCTGATGGTCCTACAGGTTTGGTTCATTATCCTCGGGTTGGGCGATCGGGTCACTCTTCTTCTTTCAACAACATCAATGACAACAACCCCTTGAAGTTTGGTCCTGATCCAGGAGAACAGAGTCGTG AACGCCTCGACAGTGATGAAAAAACATGGAAACCGATAGACATTTCAACAAGAGGAATTTTTTGGGCTGCTACCAAACCTAGACGAGAAACAAGGAGAGAACAACAGCACTTAAGATTATTCCGCAGTGAAGGTGACAATGATGAAAACTGGATTGCTTTGCCAGTCCAATTCCaag atttttcaaatatagaACAACAGCAACAAGAATCCTCTCAAGATGTATCAAAGTTCACCAGGGAAATAAATCATGCTTGA
- the LOC130671593 gene encoding peroxidasin homolog isoform X2, whose amino-acid sequence MLETVKHPLRGRTVLALLIINSTYVLLSDAAAFPDWTDCPIVCSCKWTSGKKSAFCPDAGLTSLPASLDPDMQVLDLSGNKIPALQDEIFKRNGLVNLQKVFLRNAGIHEIHADAFKDMRILVEVDLSDNHVASLEPNTFFGNERLRVLTLSGNPLITLKSHQFPLLQHLRFLELQRCELTEIHSLAFVSLPGLESLKLDNNQLTHLDDTTISSLPSLKTLTLDANKWSCDCRLKSFRNWLIPDVPKKIYSVSQICNGPSRLEGRRWEDVKSADFACAPQVKVYSSPMQEEVNGNLSLSCLISGDPLPEFWWQLNGGFLNLTRNTESTASYSPLVSYIVTFTSTPEFNHYRPDGKLPERWNNITIYNASDSDAGEYTCHAKNIAGTAKDTTNIVVPRVFTAPTLSQTDNWLLWVTLAGGGTAALFGFISAVLMVLCLCGGSRRRSRREKVKLQGSTSFGDQEKKLLDLSVTTTGTSGCNTNERISGHGSLADTCSPGDLELAERASICDATTVTVERLRPECGSINSTALRNNVTSCSTTGFPPPPPEFTGGVLPSVHAPTITDKSNFPTSLQASSMISSFATLPRRSLRTELGSQYDNMGPRVTATGSSTFSLTDDLHLSPPPPPVIKPPIEFVSL is encoded by the exons ATGTTAGAAACAGTGAAGCACCCTCTTCGAGGGCGTACAGTATTAGCTCTTTTGATAATAAACAGTACATATGTACTGTTATCAGACGCAGCCGCGTTTCCCGATTGGACAGACTGTCCGATTGTCTGCAGTTGCAAATGGACATCAGGAAAAAAATCAGCGTTTTGTCCAGACGCCGGGTTGACGTCTTTACCAGCATCACTGGATCCAGATATGCAAGTACTTGATTTATCGGGTAACAAAATACCAGCATTGCAAGATGAAATTTTCAAACGCAATGGACTCGTCAATTTGCAGAAAGTATTTCTTCGTAATGCGGGTATACACGAAATTCATGCGGATGCCTTCAAAGACATGCGTATACTTGTAGAAGTTGATTTATCCGACAACCATGTCGCGAGTCTAGaaccaaatactttttttggcAACGAAAGGCTTCGAGTATTAACTCTGAGTGGTAATCCACTGATTACCCTTAAAAGTCATCAGTTTCCGCTGCTGCAGCATCTAAGATTTTTAGAACTACAGAGATGTGAATTGACTGAAATTCATAGTCTTGCATTTGTTAGTTTACCCGGTTTAGAATCATTAAAACTtgataataatcaattaacgCACCTGGATGATACGACAATATCATCATTACCAAGCCTAAAAACTCTTACACTTGACGCAAACAAATGGTCATGTGATTGCCGATTAAAGAGTTTTCGCAACTGGCTAATACCCGATGTACCAAAAAAGATATATTCCGTATCACAAATTTGTAACGGGCCATCAAGACTCGAGGGCCGTCGTTGGGAGGACGTTAAATCCGCTGACTTTGCCTGTGCACCACAAGTCAAAGTCTACTCAAGTCCAATGCAAGAAGAAGTTAACGGTAATTTAAGTTTATCTTGTCTCATTTCCGGTGATCCATTACCCGAATTTTGGTGGCAACTCAACGGcggttttttgaatttaactcGCAACACTGAATCAACAGCATCGTACTCGCCATTGGTATCTTATATCGTAACTTTTACATCAACACCAGAATTCAACCACTATCGTCCTGATGGAAAGCTGCCAGAACGATGGAATAACATAACAATTTACAATGCAAGTGACAGTGATGCCGGTGAATATACATGCCATGCTAAAAATATTGCCGGTACTGCCAAGGACACTACGAATATTGTGGTACCTCGTGTTTTTACGGCACCAACTTTGTCACAGACAGACAATTGGTTACTCTGGGTGACGCTCGCTGGTGGTGGTACAGCAGCATTATTTGGATTTATATCAGCAGTACTGATGGTTCTGTGTCTTTGCGGTGGATCAAGAAGACGCAGTAGACgtgaaaaagttaaattacaaGGTAGTACTAGTTTTGGtgatcaagaaaaaaaactattagactTATCAGTAACAACAACTGGTACAAGTGGTTGTAATACTAATGAACGTATAAGTGGCCATGGTAGTTTAGCAGACACATGTAGTCCTGGTGATCTAGAACTTGCAGAACGTGCTTCCATTTGTGATGCCACAACCGTCACCGTCGAAAGACTCAGACCCGAGTGTGGTAGCATTAATTCGACGGCATTACGTAATAATGTAACATCGTGTTCAACAACTGGATTTCCACCGCCACCACCAGAATTTACTGGCGGTGTTTTACCTTCTG TTCATGCACCAACGATAActgataaaagtaattttccaACTTCTTTACAAGCGTCATCAATGATATCAAGTTTTGCGACTCTACCACGCAGATCACTACGTACTGAACTAGGATCGCAGTATGACAACATGGGGCCACGTGTTACAGCCACCGGAAGTTCAACGTTTTCATTAACGGATGATCTGCATTTATCACCGCCCCCACCACCGGTTATTAAGCCGCCAATAGAATTTGTTTCTCTatga